The following are encoded together in the Pedobacter steynii genome:
- a CDS encoding SusC/RagA family TonB-linked outer membrane protein produces MKTRLSILFLLFFIQFAKAQDIYQVSGKVIEKGTNLPLPGVSILIKGSKSGTTTDQSGNFNLKLSRAQETLTFSFLGFSSQEISAKSGNTLNVVLADASNELDEVVVVAYGTTKRRDITGSVSRINGDQLQNRQVSNLTKALQGMAPGIQAVSSSGQPGTSATIRIRGIGSINASSSPLYVVDGNPFSGDLSAINVSDIESISVLKDAASSALYGSRGANGVIIITTKTGKRGSDTQINASFSQGISNRSVKDYEQVTTDQYFEKYWLAAKNKQQISNPTYTDEQLGLAANRQLITDLGINPYGVNYPNPVGLDGKIVPGAKALWNDDWGDATQQTARRTQADLSFSGGNEKGQYYISGGYLNDKGIALGSGYKRYNARVNLTTQAKKWLTAGLNISAANTAQDYPTSEDSKTSNVIQYSRAIPGFYPIYERNPDGSYKLDANGNKVYDFGAYRPASAIPRSNLPATVGLDKSEILKDNVSARTFLEATIIPELKFKTTYSGDFVNTNTHNFSNPLLGDGAPIQGSVSKSNSRTYSWTWNNILTYDKTFKEDHHINLLAGQELYKYNYRVISGSKQRFVLPGFYEPDAAAQITGFDGNSIDYTLLSFLGRAEYDYKKRYFLSASLRSDGTSRFSPAQRWGTFWSLGASWKVSEEDFLKETPWLSTLTLKSSYGAQGNDNIGSYYAYKGLYSIRSNLGENGLVTSRLETPDLKWESNLNLNIGLDFGLFHDRISGTIEYFDRRSKDLLFSRPKAPSLGFGSIDENIGALKNTGIEVQLNAVPVRTTDFRWTISLNATHYKNTITALPQSDIKTATKIMRVGGTSSDFYLREWAGVNPENGDPQWYMDDANGNKVTTNNYSAASQYVQGTSLPDLVGGISNSFNYKEFEISALLGYSIGGKILDNDYTGLMHAGSSIGRPWSTEILTHWTPENRNTNVPRLNVDDAGWTQSSTRFLYSATYARLKNLTIGYSLPKAIASKWGLANLKLTLTGENLLTFYGHKGMDPEQTIEGTTYFRYPSMRTFSAGLNLTF; encoded by the coding sequence ATGAAAACAAGGTTATCTATTTTATTTCTTTTGTTCTTCATTCAATTCGCTAAAGCTCAGGACATCTATCAGGTTTCCGGTAAGGTAATTGAAAAAGGAACCAACCTCCCCCTCCCTGGGGTAAGTATCCTGATTAAGGGGTCAAAATCAGGGACCACGACTGATCAGTCTGGTAATTTCAATCTTAAATTAAGTCGGGCTCAGGAAACACTTACCTTCTCCTTCTTAGGTTTCTCCAGTCAGGAGATCAGCGCAAAATCCGGCAACACCTTAAACGTGGTATTGGCTGACGCTTCCAATGAATTGGATGAAGTGGTTGTAGTTGCCTATGGTACTACTAAAAGAAGAGACATTACCGGATCTGTTTCCCGCATCAACGGAGATCAGCTTCAAAACCGCCAGGTATCCAACCTGACTAAAGCATTGCAAGGCATGGCTCCTGGAATCCAGGCAGTCTCCTCCAGCGGTCAGCCCGGAACTTCTGCCACCATCCGGATCCGTGGAATTGGCTCCATTAATGCTTCCAGTTCTCCTCTTTATGTGGTGGATGGAAATCCGTTTTCAGGAGATTTAAGTGCTATAAATGTAAGTGATATAGAGTCGATAAGTGTGCTTAAAGATGCTGCCTCCAGTGCCCTATATGGTTCCAGGGGAGCTAACGGAGTCATTATCATCACTACAAAAACCGGAAAAAGAGGCAGTGATACACAGATTAATGCCAGCTTTAGTCAGGGAATTTCCAACCGTTCAGTAAAAGACTACGAACAGGTAACGACAGATCAATACTTTGAAAAATACTGGCTGGCAGCCAAAAACAAGCAACAGATATCTAATCCAACTTATACGGATGAACAGCTGGGCCTTGCTGCAAACCGTCAGCTCATTACCGATCTTGGTATTAACCCTTACGGTGTAAACTATCCCAATCCTGTTGGATTAGATGGAAAGATTGTTCCCGGAGCAAAAGCATTGTGGAATGATGACTGGGGAGATGCGACCCAACAGACGGCAAGACGTACTCAGGCAGACCTCAGTTTCAGTGGTGGTAATGAAAAAGGACAATATTACATCTCAGGTGGCTACCTTAATGATAAAGGTATTGCATTGGGCTCCGGTTACAAACGTTATAATGCCAGAGTAAACCTGACCACACAGGCTAAGAAATGGCTCACTGCAGGGCTGAATATCTCTGCAGCGAACACGGCCCAGGATTATCCAACCTCAGAAGACAGCAAAACTTCCAATGTCATCCAATACTCCAGAGCTATCCCTGGCTTTTATCCGATCTATGAGCGCAATCCTGATGGGTCTTATAAGCTGGATGCAAATGGCAATAAAGTGTATGATTTTGGTGCCTACCGACCTGCTTCAGCGATTCCAAGAAGTAACCTCCCTGCTACAGTTGGGCTGGACAAATCTGAAATATTAAAAGATAATGTATCTGCAAGGACCTTCCTGGAAGCGACTATTATTCCGGAACTGAAGTTTAAAACCACCTACAGCGGTGATTTTGTAAACACCAACACCCATAATTTCAGCAATCCACTATTGGGAGACGGTGCACCTATCCAGGGTTCGGTATCTAAAAGTAACAGCAGAACCTATTCCTGGACATGGAATAATATCCTGACTTACGATAAAACCTTTAAAGAAGATCATCATATTAATTTATTGGCCGGACAAGAGCTTTATAAATACAATTACCGGGTGATCTCCGGTTCCAAACAACGTTTCGTTCTGCCTGGTTTTTATGAACCGGATGCTGCGGCACAAATCACAGGTTTTGATGGAAATTCTATTGATTACACCTTATTGAGTTTCCTTGGAAGAGCTGAATATGATTATAAAAAACGGTATTTCCTTTCCGCATCACTAAGATCCGATGGAACTTCCAGGTTCTCTCCCGCTCAACGATGGGGAACATTCTGGTCACTGGGTGCTTCCTGGAAAGTTTCGGAAGAAGATTTTCTTAAAGAAACGCCATGGTTGAGCACCCTGACTTTAAAAAGCAGTTATGGTGCACAGGGAAATGACAATATCGGAAGTTATTATGCCTATAAAGGTCTCTATTCCATCAGAAGTAATCTGGGTGAAAACGGATTGGTTACTTCCAGACTGGAAACGCCGGACCTGAAATGGGAATCTAACCTGAACTTAAACATCGGGCTTGATTTTGGTTTGTTCCATGACCGCATCAGTGGTACCATAGAATATTTCGACAGAAGGTCTAAGGACTTATTATTTAGTCGCCCTAAAGCCCCCTCACTGGGATTTGGCTCTATAGACGAGAATATCGGCGCCTTAAAAAATACCGGTATAGAAGTTCAGTTAAATGCTGTTCCTGTACGTACCACAGATTTCAGATGGACCATCAGCCTGAATGCTACACACTATAAAAATACCATTACTGCTCTTCCACAAAGTGATATTAAAACGGCAACGAAAATCATGCGTGTAGGCGGAACATCCTCCGATTTCTACCTTAGAGAATGGGCAGGAGTCAATCCTGAAAACGGAGACCCGCAATGGTATATGGACGATGCCAATGGAAATAAGGTGACGACCAATAACTATTCAGCGGCCAGTCAATACGTTCAGGGGACTTCTTTACCTGACCTTGTAGGCGGGATCTCCAATTCCTTTAATTATAAAGAATTTGAAATTTCTGCACTGCTGGGATACAGCATTGGAGGTAAAATCCTGGATAATGATTATACCGGCCTTATGCATGCAGGAAGTTCTATAGGAAGACCCTGGTCAACAGAAATTCTGACGCACTGGACGCCTGAAAACCGAAACACCAATGTGCCAAGATTAAATGTAGACGATGCGGGCTGGACACAGTCTTCAACAAGATTTCTTTATAGCGCCACTTATGCGCGTCTTAAAAATCTGACGATTGGTTACAGTCTGCCTAAAGCCATCGCCAGTAAATGGGGTCTTGCCAATTTGAAACTTACACTTACCGGTGAAAACCTGCTTACTTTCTATGGTCATAAAGGAATGGACCCTGAACAGACTATTGAAGGAACAACTTATTTCAGATATCCTTCCATGAGAACTTTCTCTGCCGGACTTAACCTTACTTTCTAA
- a CDS encoding GNAT family N-acetyltransferase, with translation MGIRTARQEDTQAIGALLAQLEHPTAENLVAERLTQLIAHPDHALIVYELNNEVVAFMSIHFLPQIAYPGDFAMVSYFAVDHNLRSRGLGKEMEEYCVLLAKARKCNRIELHSSIRRTAAHRFYERQGYVEFPKYFSKLLME, from the coding sequence ATGGGCATAAGAACAGCAAGACAAGAAGATACGCAGGCCATAGGGGCTTTATTAGCGCAACTGGAACATCCTACAGCAGAAAATCTGGTAGCAGAAAGACTGACTCAGTTAATTGCTCACCCCGATCATGCGTTGATCGTATATGAGCTGAATAATGAGGTGGTTGCTTTTATGTCCATACACTTTTTACCTCAGATCGCTTACCCCGGAGATTTTGCTATGGTCAGTTACTTTGCTGTTGACCATAACTTAAGGAGTCGTGGGTTGGGGAAAGAAATGGAGGAATATTGCGTCCTGCTGGCGAAAGCAAGAAAATGTAATAGAATAGAACTTCATTCGAGTATTCGCAGAACTGCAGCTCACCGGTTTTATGAGCGGCAGGGCTATGTTGAATTCCCTAAATATTTCAGTAAGTTACTGATGGAGTAA
- a CDS encoding efflux transporter outer membrane subunit, whose product MKTLHIFIFSLISIGLWTSCKVTKPYHKPEVTPASGYRDVTNTDTSSMAAMKWSELFTDTALNQLIRQGLAANLNLKIAVERINESKINLRMSKAAFLPGVNGNVSVKQSRLAFPQGFGMIDNSTQYDLGISTNWELNIWGKLSSAKRAAYATLLASDATKRAVQTQLIADIANHYFELLSLDQQLIVTQKTAQNRAADAEAIRLLFESSILNGVAVVQSEANYYEAELAIPDLEQKIKETEHALCILLARSPSKISRTSLAQQRLSYDLKPGVPAQLLAYRPDVQQAEYEFRAAFENSNVARTYFYPSLSITAAGGFSSLSLSNWLSSTGLFGNIAGGLTQSILNKGINKARLNTAESKQQQALYTFEYSLLKASQEVSDALSAYEHASQKAEKRNKQLKALTQAVEFNKELLNNSKNTNYTDVLAAEQNLLTAELKGINDQSQQLHAIVNLYRALGGGWN is encoded by the coding sequence ATGAAAACACTTCACATATTTATATTTTCATTGATTTCCATTGGATTATGGACTTCATGTAAAGTTACCAAACCTTATCATAAACCTGAAGTTACTCCGGCTTCAGGCTACCGGGATGTGACCAACACAGATACCAGCAGCATGGCTGCGATGAAATGGTCCGAACTATTTACAGATACTGCGTTAAATCAGCTGATCCGGCAAGGATTAGCCGCAAACCTGAACCTAAAGATTGCTGTGGAGCGCATTAACGAATCAAAAATCAATCTCAGAATGAGCAAAGCTGCCTTTCTGCCTGGTGTAAATGGGAATGTATCTGTAAAACAAAGCAGACTTGCCTTCCCTCAGGGTTTTGGGATGATTGACAACTCCACTCAATATGATCTTGGAATCAGCACCAACTGGGAGCTCAATATCTGGGGCAAACTCAGCAGTGCCAAGCGGGCGGCCTATGCAACGCTCCTGGCCAGTGATGCCACAAAGCGGGCTGTTCAAACTCAGCTGATTGCGGATATTGCAAATCATTATTTTGAACTGCTTAGTCTGGATCAACAATTGATCGTCACTCAAAAAACAGCACAAAACAGGGCCGCGGATGCGGAAGCCATCAGGTTACTATTTGAAAGCTCCATTTTAAATGGCGTGGCAGTTGTACAAAGTGAGGCCAATTACTATGAAGCCGAGCTGGCCATTCCTGATCTGGAACAGAAGATTAAAGAAACGGAGCATGCACTATGTATTCTGCTGGCCAGATCACCATCAAAAATTAGCAGAACATCCTTAGCGCAGCAACGATTATCCTATGATTTAAAACCAGGAGTCCCTGCTCAGCTCCTGGCTTACCGCCCGGATGTACAGCAAGCAGAATATGAGTTCAGGGCTGCGTTTGAAAACAGCAATGTGGCAAGAACCTACTTCTATCCTTCTCTGAGTATTACAGCTGCCGGAGGTTTTTCCAGCCTAAGTTTGAGTAACTGGCTTAGCAGTACTGGTTTATTTGGAAATATCGCAGGAGGGTTAACTCAATCTATCCTAAATAAGGGAATTAATAAAGCGAGGTTAAACACCGCAGAGTCTAAGCAGCAGCAAGCACTTTATACTTTTGAATACTCGCTTCTAAAGGCAAGTCAGGAAGTTTCAGATGCCTTATCTGCTTATGAACATGCCAGCCAAAAGGCAGAAAAACGCAATAAACAACTAAAAGCACTGACCCAGGCAGTAGAATTCAATAAGGAATTGTTGAACAATAGTAAAAATACGAATTACACCGATGTACTTGCAGCGGAGCAAAACCTGTTAACAGCTGAATTAAAAGGGATCAATGACCAAAGTCAGCAGTTACATGCGATCGTAAATTTATACCGCGCATTGGGTGGCGGCTGGAATTGA
- a CDS encoding efflux RND transporter permease subunit has protein sequence MLKKFIENPVLSTVISVIIVILGLLGLLSLPVSQYPEIAPPTVAVTAAYQGANADVVMKSVIVPLEEQINGVENMTYMTSTASNNGSATITIFFKQGTDPDQAAVNVQNRVTKATSLLPNEVIKAGITTSKKLSSTAFSFLIYSKDKAYDQKFLDNYLRINIMPQMKRVEGVGEAVIYGNQEYSMRIWLKPDAMANHGMVPDDVIAALKEQNIEAAPGKIGENSRQSVQYALKYTGRLDEEMQFENIVLRSARQGGLIRLKDVAKIEFGALDYTTSLVTQGKVSSGGAISQSSGSNARELIIACENILKEASKDFPPGVEYHTFLNANEFLDASIEKVIYTIVEAFILVFIVVFIFLQDFRSTLIPAIAVPVAIIGTFFFLKLFGFTINLLTLFALVLAIGIVVDDAIVVVEAVHAKLDQGAKSAKKATIHAMSEISGAIVSITLIMSAVFVPVTFITGSAGVFYKQFGLTLAVAIVISAVNALTLSPALCAIFLKPHQPGEEHQPKGFLPAFYAGFNTAFDAVTGKYMRAVRFLIRRKWISIIGILLFGFIFYTLLRTTPTGFVPNEDGGAIYGDVILPPSATLERTEEITNQVDSIARSIPEVELSSRLAGMDLINGFGGSYGALFIRLKPWKERKGKNQDVSAVVNQLFAKTAHIKGAKVIFFAAPTLQGFGNNNGFEVQLQDRTGGDYKEFAKSIGKFMAAINQRPEIMYATSPFNIGFPELEVNVNVEKCKDAGVSVNAVLNTLQGYFGGVYASDFNKFGKQYRVMMQSHPDFREKEADINKVYVRTDQGAMAPISEFVTLKKTYGPEFINRFNLFTSTTVTGSPNKGYSSGDAIKAIEEVAAQTLSRGYTYEFSGLTREELSSGSQTVMIFALCLVFIYFLLSAQYKSYILPFSVLLSLPIGLAGAFIFANLFNIDNNIFLQISLIMLIGLLAKNAILIVEFALMHRLSGRSIVQSAIYGAKARLRPILMTSFAFIFGLVPLMMATGAGALSNRSIGTAAVGGMLIGTLFGVFVIPVLFIIFQSAHEKVSGIPTPNHAPRPLPEII, from the coding sequence ATGTTAAAAAAATTTATTGAAAACCCGGTACTGTCGACAGTCATATCGGTCATTATCGTTATTCTGGGGCTTCTCGGCCTCCTATCCCTACCCGTATCTCAATATCCTGAAATTGCTCCTCCAACAGTTGCCGTGACTGCTGCTTATCAGGGTGCCAATGCGGATGTAGTCATGAAAAGTGTTATTGTACCACTTGAAGAGCAGATCAATGGTGTTGAAAATATGACCTATATGACTTCCACAGCCAGCAATAACGGAAGTGCAACCATTACTATTTTCTTTAAGCAGGGAACTGATCCTGATCAGGCCGCAGTAAATGTTCAGAACAGGGTGACAAAAGCAACCAGTTTACTTCCAAATGAAGTAATTAAGGCTGGCATTACCACCAGCAAGAAGCTGAGTAGTACTGCTTTCAGCTTCCTGATATATAGTAAAGACAAGGCCTATGATCAAAAGTTCCTGGACAATTACCTGAGAATTAATATCATGCCCCAGATGAAACGTGTAGAAGGTGTTGGTGAGGCTGTCATTTATGGAAATCAGGAGTATTCCATGAGAATCTGGCTTAAGCCAGATGCTATGGCCAATCATGGAATGGTACCAGATGATGTAATAGCCGCATTAAAAGAGCAGAATATTGAAGCTGCCCCGGGCAAGATAGGTGAAAATAGCAGGCAGTCCGTTCAATATGCATTAAAATACACCGGCAGACTGGATGAGGAGATGCAGTTCGAAAATATCGTGCTTCGCAGCGCCCGCCAGGGCGGTCTGATCCGATTGAAGGATGTCGCAAAAATTGAATTCGGCGCGCTTGATTACACCACCTCCCTGGTGACTCAGGGAAAGGTATCTTCCGGAGGAGCGATAAGTCAATCTTCAGGGTCCAACGCGAGAGAACTAATCATCGCTTGTGAAAACATTCTGAAAGAAGCAAGTAAAGATTTCCCTCCCGGAGTAGAATATCATACCTTTCTAAATGCCAACGAGTTTTTGGATGCCTCAATAGAAAAAGTAATCTATACCATTGTAGAAGCTTTTATCCTTGTTTTTATTGTCGTATTTATCTTTCTTCAGGATTTCAGGTCTACCCTTATTCCGGCCATTGCAGTTCCGGTAGCTATCATTGGTACGTTTTTTTTCCTGAAACTCTTTGGCTTCACCATCAATCTGCTGACTTTATTTGCACTCGTTCTGGCGATTGGAATTGTGGTGGATGATGCTATTGTAGTGGTTGAGGCCGTTCATGCCAAGTTGGATCAGGGTGCCAAATCGGCTAAAAAAGCAACGATTCACGCCATGAGTGAAATTAGCGGGGCTATTGTGTCCATCACTCTGATTATGTCGGCTGTATTTGTTCCTGTAACCTTCATCACTGGCTCAGCAGGTGTATTTTACAAACAATTTGGTTTGACGCTTGCAGTGGCGATTGTCATTTCTGCCGTGAATGCGCTGACCCTAAGTCCGGCACTTTGTGCCATCTTTTTAAAGCCGCATCAGCCTGGTGAGGAACATCAGCCCAAAGGATTTTTGCCTGCTTTCTATGCAGGGTTTAATACGGCCTTCGATGCTGTAACCGGGAAATACATGCGTGCTGTGCGTTTCCTGATCCGCAGAAAGTGGATTTCAATTATCGGGATTCTACTATTTGGCTTTATTTTTTATACGCTGTTAAGAACTACACCAACCGGATTTGTACCAAATGAAGATGGTGGTGCTATTTATGGAGACGTCATCCTGCCCCCCTCGGCTACACTGGAGAGAACAGAGGAGATCACCAATCAGGTAGACAGTATTGCCAGAAGTATCCCGGAAGTGGAACTTTCCTCCAGACTGGCGGGAATGGACCTTATCAATGGGTTTGGAGGCTCTTACGGGGCTTTGTTTATACGTCTGAAACCATGGAAAGAAAGAAAAGGGAAAAATCAGGACGTTAGCGCTGTAGTAAATCAATTGTTTGCTAAAACGGCACATATCAAAGGAGCTAAAGTAATTTTCTTTGCCGCCCCGACCCTACAGGGATTTGGAAATAACAATGGTTTCGAAGTTCAGTTACAGGACAGAACCGGGGGCGATTACAAGGAATTTGCCAAATCCATCGGTAAATTTATGGCTGCCATTAACCAGCGTCCGGAGATTATGTATGCCACAAGTCCATTTAACATCGGATTCCCGGAACTGGAGGTGAACGTAAATGTAGAGAAGTGCAAAGATGCCGGGGTAAGTGTGAACGCTGTACTGAATACCTTGCAGGGTTATTTCGGAGGGGTCTATGCCTCAGACTTTAATAAGTTTGGAAAACAGTACCGGGTGATGATGCAAAGCCATCCCGATTTCAGAGAAAAGGAAGCGGATATCAACAAAGTGTATGTCAGAACAGATCAGGGCGCTATGGCTCCCATTTCTGAATTTGTTACGTTAAAAAAGACCTATGGTCCGGAGTTTATTAACCGGTTTAATTTGTTCACCTCAACTACTGTAACGGGCTCACCAAATAAAGGTTATAGTTCCGGAGATGCAATTAAGGCAATAGAAGAAGTTGCTGCCCAGACTTTAAGCCGAGGTTATACCTATGAGTTTTCCGGCTTAACCAGGGAAGAGTTATCCAGCGGGAGTCAGACTGTCATGATCTTTGCCCTTTGTCTGGTCTTCATCTATTTCCTGTTGAGCGCTCAATACAAAAGCTACATTCTGCCATTTTCCGTTCTGCTGTCATTGCCAATCGGATTGGCCGGTGCATTTATTTTCGCCAATCTCTTTAATATCGACAACAATATTTTTCTTCAGATCAGTTTAATTATGCTGATTGGATTGTTGGCCAAGAATGCCATTTTGATTGTCGAGTTTGCATTGATGCACCGACTAAGCGGCAGAAGCATTGTGCAATCTGCCATCTATGGTGCAAAAGCAAGGTTAAGGCCGATTCTGATGACTTCATTTGCCTTTATATTCGGCCTTGTTCCTTTAATGATGGCAACCGGTGCGGGGGCACTCAGCAATCGCTCCATCGGTACTGCAGCGGTTGGAGGAATGCTCATCGGCACCCTGTTTGGTGTATTTGTTATTCCGGTTTTGTTCATTATTTTCCAATCCGCACATGAAAAAGTCTCAGGTATCCCCACACCAAATCATGCTCCACGCCCATTACCAGAAATCATTTAA
- a CDS encoding efflux RND transporter periplasmic adaptor subunit, producing MKTEVLLYPLLLSILMTACKPNQNQGQQEEVQEFPTLLLEARKTALSVEYPATLQGEQTVEIRSKVDGYIEQVYVNEGAQVRKGQPLFKIDANSYQQEVNSRQAAVIAAEANLETATIQSQRTKVLVDRKIVNSFELTSAKNVERVKRAELNQAKADLSSARSKLAYTHIVSPIAGVVGSLPYKIGSLVSSTSASALTTVANTRQIYAYFSLSQQQLASFLRKYDGQRVNDKFRNMPEVSLTLADGTRYPVKGKIETLSGVLNANTGAANFKAVFPNPESKLWSGASAVLSIPTTINEAILVPKSSTFELQGKHFVFSVDATNTVHNTAVEVMDAVTEKDYVVISGVKSGDKIVTEGLGNLKDGMKIKATPSSSK from the coding sequence ATGAAAACAGAAGTATTATTATACCCGCTTTTACTAAGCATCCTTATGACCGCTTGTAAACCCAACCAGAATCAAGGGCAACAAGAAGAAGTTCAGGAATTCCCAACATTATTACTGGAAGCGCGCAAAACAGCGCTTTCTGTAGAATATCCCGCCACTTTACAGGGGGAACAGACGGTGGAAATCCGATCGAAAGTAGATGGGTATATCGAACAGGTCTATGTGAATGAAGGCGCTCAGGTACGTAAAGGTCAGCCCTTATTTAAAATCGACGCCAATAGTTATCAGCAGGAAGTAAACAGCAGACAGGCAGCAGTAATTGCCGCCGAGGCCAATCTGGAAACAGCAACTATCCAAAGTCAGCGAACAAAAGTACTGGTGGATAGAAAAATTGTCAATTCTTTTGAGTTGACCTCGGCTAAAAATGTGGAAAGGGTAAAAAGAGCTGAATTGAATCAGGCAAAGGCAGATTTATCTTCGGCCCGGTCAAAACTCGCCTATACTCATATTGTAAGTCCGATAGCAGGTGTTGTAGGCAGCCTTCCTTACAAAATCGGGAGCCTTGTGAGCAGTACCTCTGCTTCAGCATTGACTACAGTAGCTAACACCAGACAGATCTATGCCTACTTTTCATTAAGCCAGCAACAACTCGCTTCATTTCTCCGCAAATATGATGGACAAAGGGTAAATGATAAATTCAGGAACATGCCTGAAGTATCACTAACTCTTGCTGACGGGACTCGGTACCCGGTAAAAGGAAAAATTGAAACCTTAAGCGGGGTTCTAAATGCTAATACCGGGGCTGCAAACTTTAAAGCCGTATTTCCCAATCCTGAATCAAAGCTCTGGAGTGGTGCAAGTGCAGTTTTAAGTATACCTACCACAATCAATGAGGCAATACTTGTGCCTAAAAGTTCAACTTTCGAGTTACAGGGCAAACACTTTGTGTTTAGCGTAGATGCAACAAATACAGTTCACAATACCGCTGTTGAGGTCATGGATGCCGTAACAGAAAAGGATTATGTAGTGATAAGCGGAGTAAAATCCGGAGACAAGATCGTGACTGAAGGCCTGGGTAATTTAAAGGATGGAATGAAAATTAAAGCGACACCATCCTCATCGAAATAA
- a CDS encoding DUF2480 family protein: protein MDTIINKVEQSGILTLDLLLYKPANGEYQVFDMVPYLFHGYLLQEKLFRAEMGLVDWHQYRDKEVVLYCSNDAIVPYWAYVFISSLLQPHAAFVCFGNEQDHQQLIWMRRIMTIDYQLYKDRKVVLKARSDVPETLYVAATGRLMEQVQSLMWGEAGSPLMIYKRKKNI from the coding sequence ATGGATACGATTATCAATAAAGTAGAACAGTCAGGAATCCTGACACTGGACCTCCTGTTGTATAAACCGGCTAATGGCGAATACCAGGTATTTGACATGGTGCCTTATCTCTTCCATGGTTACCTGTTGCAGGAAAAATTATTCAGGGCAGAAATGGGACTTGTAGACTGGCATCAATATCGGGACAAGGAAGTAGTCCTTTACTGCTCCAATGATGCCATAGTTCCTTATTGGGCTTATGTATTTATCAGTTCCCTCCTTCAGCCTCACGCTGCTTTTGTCTGCTTTGGAAACGAGCAGGACCATCAGCAGCTCATCTGGATGCGAAGAATAATGACTATAGACTACCAGCTCTACAAAGACCGGAAAGTAGTCCTTAAAGCAAGGTCAGATGTACCCGAAACCCTTTATGTAGCCGCAACAGGAAGATTAATGGAGCAGGTACAAAGCCTGATGTGGGGTGAGGCCGGTTCCCCCTTAATGATTTATAAAAGAAAAAAGAACATATAA
- a CDS encoding helix-turn-helix transcriptional regulator — MLLKTRGGLTAASVAQELGITNEGARLQLLKFVEEGLVSASNESTGVGRPKQIFSLTPQGNSKFPDTHAELTVKLINLMRDTLGEDALKAVMDAGEVFGKDRYMKELEPFSNLEERIAGLTEIRTREGYMAEYTKDEAGYLLIENHCPICAAAKSCQGFCTGELNIFKQVLGSKVEISRIDHILSGDRRCAYRIAETQ; from the coding sequence ATGTTATTGAAGACCAGGGGCGGACTAACCGCTGCTTCGGTTGCGCAGGAGCTTGGAATAACTAATGAAGGTGCAAGGTTACAGCTGTTAAAATTTGTGGAAGAAGGTTTGGTGAGCGCTTCTAACGAATCAACAGGAGTAGGACGGCCAAAACAAATCTTCAGCCTGACCCCACAGGGGAATTCTAAATTTCCGGATACCCATGCGGAACTTACAGTGAAACTGATCAACCTGATGAGGGATACCTTAGGAGAGGATGCGCTAAAAGCGGTAATGGATGCAGGAGAGGTATTTGGTAAAGATCGTTATATGAAAGAACTGGAGCCCTTCTCCAATCTCGAAGAACGGATTGCCGGCTTGACCGAAATCAGAACCAGGGAAGGTTATATGGCGGAGTATACCAAAGATGAAGCCGGATATCTCCTGATCGAGAATCATTGTCCGATCTGTGCAGCAGCAAAATCCTGTCAGGGTTTTTGTACCGGAGAACTGAATATTTTTAAACAGGTACTCGGCAGTAAGGTCGAGATCAGCAGAATCGACCATATCCTAAGTGGAGACCGCCGATGTGCTTACAGAATCGCAGAAACTCAGTAA